From the genome of Halobacteriovorax marinus SJ:
AAGATAGCTTAACTCCAAAACTTCGAGAGCTCTTTAGTGGAGTCTTTATTGGAAATGAGAAATATACTCGTGAGATGGCAGATCAAGCAATTGAGAGCGGCCTCGTCGATGCAGTTTCTTTTGGACTACCTTTTATCGCGAACCCTGATCTTGTAAAGAGATTTGAGATAGGGGCTCCTCTTAATGAGGTAAACCCTGAGACCCTCTATGCAAAAGGCGAAGAAGGTTATACAGATTACCCACACTTATAGATGAACTAAGGGAATTGCCATGCGCACAATTTGACACGGTGGCAATTCTCCTTCTCTAGATATTGACTACTGGTCTAGTCCATGAAAAAAAGTCTTTTTACTTCAATTGAGACTCCAGAGGTCAACTTGAATACTTTAGTCGACTCCTATGGGCGAAAGATTCGAAAATTACGCATATCTTTGACCGATAAATGCAATTTACGTTGTCATTATTGTATGCCCCTAGATGCAACCTTCATGGATGAGCAGAGATACTTATCTGTTGATGAGTACGCGCAGGTGGTTGAAGATCTCTGTAAATTTGGTCTTGAGGAAGTCAGAATCACTGGAGGAGAGCCACTACTTCGAAAGTCGTTTAAGTCTTTAGTAGAAAAAATTGGAAGTTTGCCACTAAAGAAAATAGGGCTGACGACAAATGCAGTTCTTCTACATAAGTATATTGAGGATCTTTGTGAATATAGAGTTCATCATATCAATATAAGTCTCGACTCTCTTAATGAGGATCGCTTTAATAAGATTACTCGCTCAAAGAACTTCAAGAAAGTTCTCGAAAATATTAGTCTCGCAAAGTCCGCGGGATTAAATATTAAAATTAATACTGTTCTTATGAAAGGTGTTAATGATGATGAGATTTTTGATTTTATAGAGTTTTCTAGAGAGTTGGAAATTCCAATTCGCTTTCTAGAATTTATGCGCATTGGCCACGGCAGACAAGAGCAAGAAGATCAATTTATTTCTGCCCCTGAGATTATAAAGAATATAAAAAAGAAATATGAAATGAACTTGATCTCAAGTGAAATCGATTCTACCTCAGTTAATTACAGATTATGTAATGGTGCAGAGATTGGATTTATCGCTTCAGAGTCTATGCCATTTTGCGGACATTGCTCTCGCTGGAGACTTTCCTGCGATGGAATTATTAAGGCCTGTCTTTTAAAGAGTGAGGGCCTATCTATTAAGGGACTTGAGAGTAAAGAGAGAGAAGAAGTTTACTATGAACTTCTAGGTATGAAACCCTTTCTAAGACCAAAGGAAGTTTCACATCAAATGAATTCCATTGGAGGATAGTAAGTGCTAACACATATTGATAAAAGTAATCTTCCTTCTATGGTTGATGTATCAGAAAAAGAGAACTCAATAAGAGTTGCCAGTGCTATAAGTTCAATTCAATTACCTGAGCAAATGAGAGATTACTTTACAGGTGATGATTTTAAACTAAAGAAAGGTCCCGTTTTTCAAACGGCGATTATTGCGGCGACTATGGCCGTAAAGAAGACACACGAAACAATTCCTCTATGCCATCAAGTTCCTATTGAAAGTTGTAAGGTGAATATTGAAGTTAATGACGACCTAAGAGTTGATGTTACTTGTAAAGTTCGAACAAGCTACAAGACTGGAATTGAGATGGAGGCCCTTCACGGGGCCATGGTCGCATGTCTGACTATTTATGATATGTGCAAAGCCGTTTCTCATAATATGGTTATTGGTGAGACGAAACTTCTCTCTAAAAGTGGAGGCAAGAGTCCTGTGCTCAATAATGTAAAAGGGCTTATTCTCACTGGTGGAAAGAGTTCTCGGATGAATAGAGATAAGGCCCTAATTGAATATAAGAATAGGCCACATGCTCTCTATCTAAAGTCTCTATTAGAGAAGTATTGCGACGAAGTTTTTATTTCGAGTCGAAAAGGACAATGGGATGGAACTCCACTAGAGAGTGAGAAGCTTCTCTTTGATGATGAGAAGATGACTGGTCCAGTGGCAGGAATGCTTGCGG
Proteins encoded in this window:
- the moaC gene encoding cyclic pyranopterin monophosphate synthase MoaC — translated: MLTHIDKSNLPSMVDVSEKENSIRVASAISSIQLPEQMRDYFTGDDFKLKKGPVFQTAIIAATMAVKKTHETIPLCHQVPIESCKVNIEVNDDLRVDVTCKVRTSYKTGIEMEALHGAMVACLTIYDMCKAVSHNMVIGETKLLSKSGGKSPVLNNVKGLILTGGKSSRMNRDKALIEYKNRPHALYLKSLLEKYCDEVFISSRKGQWDGTPLESEKLLFDDEKMTGPVAGMLAAFNRDPSANWIVIACDLPYINESTIETLIENYDPSKVAVSFKNKEKGFAEPLCTLYTNKAREVFEKAYLEDTRCPVKVLKSVETIALEQRGKINLSNINTPTEYQEAKEFLAKGESI
- the moaA gene encoding GTP 3',8-cyclase MoaA, encoding MKKSLFTSIETPEVNLNTLVDSYGRKIRKLRISLTDKCNLRCHYCMPLDATFMDEQRYLSVDEYAQVVEDLCKFGLEEVRITGGEPLLRKSFKSLVEKIGSLPLKKIGLTTNAVLLHKYIEDLCEYRVHHINISLDSLNEDRFNKITRSKNFKKVLENISLAKSAGLNIKINTVLMKGVNDDEIFDFIEFSRELEIPIRFLEFMRIGHGRQEQEDQFISAPEIIKNIKKKYEMNLISSEIDSTSVNYRLCNGAEIGFIASESMPFCGHCSRWRLSCDGIIKACLLKSEGLSIKGLESKEREEVYYELLGMKPFLRPKEVSHQMNSIGG